A region of the Kribbella sp. NBC_01245 genome:
TCCTGCCGCTGCTGATCGCCGTACTGGTGGAGAAGAAGCTGCCCGGCATCACGTTCTTCCGGACGGTCTTCTACACGCCGGTGGTGGCGTCAGCGGTGGTGGTCGCGTTGATCTGGACCTGGCTGCTCGACGAGCGAGGTCTGATCAACGGGCTGGCGGAGAAGCTCGGCTTCATCCAAGGGCCCTTGCCGTTCCTGAGCGACCAGTGGTTGCTGTTGTTCAGCGCGATCAGCCTGACGGTCTGGAAGGGCCTCGGGTACTACATGATCATCTACCTGGCCGCACTGGGGAACGTCGGCCGCGAGCTGCATGAGGCGGCCGCGGTCGACGGAGCCGGGGCGTTCCGGCGGTTCGTCAACATCACCATTCCGGGTGTGCGCGGAACGATGGTGCTGATCTCGATCTTGATCTCGGTATCGGCCCTGCGGGTCTTCTCCGAGTTGTTCATCCTCAGTGGCGGTAATGGCGGGCCCGGCGGCCGGGACAGCTCGGTGGTGATGCTGATCCAGCAGTACAGCCAGGGCTTCGAGGGCAACCTCGGCTATGCGTCGGCGTTGTCGATCGTGCTGTTCTTCGTCACGGTTGTCCCGATGCTGGTGCTGGCCCGACTCAACACGAAGGGGGCGGACGCATGAGCATCGTGACCGACCCGGCGCGGCCCATCGACGTACCCACTGTTGACCTCCCGCCCGAGCGCCGGCGACGTCGCTCAAAGGGCGGCTTCAACACGGTGTCGTGGCAGGAGATGGTGCTGCGGTATGTGCTGCTGGTGTTCGTGCTGATCATCACGATCGGGCCGTTCCTGTGGCAGTTGTCGACCTCGCTGAAGGGTTCCGGCGAGGACATCTATACGCGGATTCCGAGGCTGTTGCCGTCACAGCCGACGTTCGACCACTACAAGGCGGTGGCGGACACGATCCCGGTGTGGGACTACGCCCGTAACTCGCTGTTCGTCGCCGTACTCGTTGTCGGGGGCAACATCATCGGCGCGTCCCTGGCCGGCTTCGCGCTGGCCCGGCTGCAGTACCGCGGTCGCAAGCTGGTGCTCGGGTTGTTCCTCGCCACCCTGGTCCTGCCGGGGGAGGTCACGATCATCTCGCAGTACGTCACGGTGCGGGAGTTCGGTCTGGCGAACACGCTCTTCGGCGTGGCGCTGCCCGGCATGATCGGCACGCTGAACGTGCTGCTGATGTACAACGCGTTCCGGGTGGTGCCGTTGGAGATCGACCAGGCCGCCATCGTGGACGGCGCGAACGTGTGGCAACGCTTTGTCCATATCGGTCTGCCCAGTGTCCGCGGCACCCTCAGCGTGATCGCGATCTTCGCCTTCATCGGCGCCTGGGACGACTTCCTCTGGCCGCTGATCGTGCTCACCGATCCCGACAAGTACACCCTCACCGTCGGATTGCAGTACTTGAGTGGCACGTTCAGCAACAACCCCCGGCTGATCGCCGCGGGCACGATGATCGCGTTCATCCCGATCGTGATCGTCTTCGCCACTCTGCAGCGCTTCTTCTTCAAGGGCGTGGAGGAGGGCGCCGTCAAGGGATAGCTGCTGCTTGTTTCGACCATCCACCCGCCCGAATTTCGGTTGGTTCGAAGTCAAAGGAGTACCAATGTTCCGTGAGGCAATCACCGCGCTGGCCGTTACGGCCCTCGCCGGTGCCGCGTTGACCGCCCCCGCTGCCGCCGTTGGTGTTACTTCGGTTGCCGACAGCAAGCGTGTGGTCATGTACTACCAAACGCAGTACCTGAACAACGTTTACGTGTCGCCGAAGCCGATGACCGATAACAACACCGGCATCACCGACGTCCTGGTCGGCGCGATCCACTTGAACAGCGATGGCACCACGCACCTGAACGACCACCCGCCGGGCGACTCGCGCTACAACCAGATGTGGACCGACTTGGCCGCCATGCAGGCCAAGGGCGTGAACGTCTCGGCGATGGTCGGAGGCGCCGCGCAAGGAACGTTCCAGCGGCTGCAGAACGAGTTCGAGACGTATTACCCGCGGCTGAAGAACGTCATCACGACGTACGGCTTGGATGGTGTCGACCTCGACGTCGAGGAGACCATGTCGCAGGCCGCGATCAACCGGCTGATCGACCAGCTCACCACGGACTTCGGCACCGGCTTCATCATCACGCTGGCGCCGGTCGCGACGGCCCTGTCCGGCGGCGGCAACCTCTCGGGCTTCAACTACGAGACGCTCGAGCGTGAGCGTGGCTCGAAGATCGACTGGTACAACGCGCAGTTCTACTGCGGCTGGGGCTCGATGGCCAACACCACCGGCTACGACAACATCATCAACCGCGGCCTCTTCACGCCGAACAAGGTCGTCGCGGGTGTCATCACGAACTCCGCGAACTGCGGCGGCTACGTGCCCTTGGCAACCCTGAAGACCACCCTCGCGTCACTGGTCACGAAATACCCGAACTTCGGTGGCGTAGACGGCTGGGAGTACTTCAACTCAGACCCAGGCGGTACGGCGGCGCCGTGGCGCTGGGCCTCGGAAATGACCTCCGCGATGTCCGGCGGCGGCACCGGCCCGGTCAACCTGGCGTTGGGTAAGCCGGCCACCGGCTCCACTGCGTGCACCTCTTCGGAAGGCCCTGCCAAGGCCGTCAACGGAAGCGTCACCGGCGGCAACTCCGACAAATTCTGCTCCCTGGCCTCGTCGAAGTTCCTCCGGGTAGACCTGGGCTCCGCCACGGCCCTCCGCTCCATCGAGATCTCCCACGCGGGCGCCGGCGGCGAATCCACCACATACAACACCCGCGCCTTCACCATCCAAACGTCGAACGACGCCACCACCTGGACCACCGCGGCCACCATCACCACCAACACGTCCTCGGTAACCACCCACCCCGTCTCGCTCACCACTCGCTACCTCCGCCTAACCATCACCACCCCCACCCAAAACGGCGACCCAGCAACCCGCATCTACGAACTAAAAGCCTTCGCCTAAGGGTTCCCCCGACCAGGGGTGCCGCCCAATCCGGTGGGCGGCACCCCGCCTGGCGGCGAGTTCAGTCGAGGTCGTCGTCGGGCCAGAGAGTGGCCTGGCCAGGAGCCTGCTCAGGGGGAGGCGCCGTCGTCGGCTCCGGGAGGTCGATCAGCTCGAGACTGGTGACGGCGTACAGCCAGTAACGGTTACCTTCCTTCTCCTGTCGCCCAGAGATCCTTAGCCCGCGGCCGTTGGTGATAGCGCTCGCGGCGATCTCAAACTGCTCCGCTGTCAGACGCACTTTCAGCGTTGGCGCCACGCTGCCTCGCCTAACTTGCAGACTGATGAGGCCCGCCTCGCCGGGCTTCGGCTTCGCGAGTAATCCCGGCCAGCCGATGACCTGGACGAACTCTGCCGGTGTCGTTTGAGCCAGGTGGTCGCTGGCGCGCCGCAATACGTCGGCAACGCTCCCGTCGAATTCGAATTCCACCGATGAATCCATGGATCGTGTGTCGCGGAGGTCAGCGGGGGTGATGGACCATTCGACCTTGACTTCGGCGCCGTCACTGTTCTTGACCATTTGGCGCAGCGAGTCGGTCAGTTCACGAGAAATGCCGTGCCTGACTCCGTCCTCGAAAGCAGCCAGTGAGCTGGACGAGTTGTAGTGCTCGATCGCCTCACTAGTCGCCGCCAGCCCGGAGGTCATCGACTCGACGATTTCGCGACCGGTGTACCCGGTGAGGCTATTCGTGTTGTCCTTGCCGATCCGGTCTGGAAACTCCTGACTGTTAGGCGTGAAAGCGGTGACGACGTAACTGCCGATCTGGGTCTGGCCCATCAGTACGGCCCGAAGGAAACGGTTCGCGAAGAGGCCGTTGCTCTGGCCGAAATAGGCCTTCCTCGTCATCCGCGATTTCGCCCCGGCTACCAGGAGACCTCGGGCGGACGCGTAAAGCTCCTCCCCGGTGAGCCACGGGATAGCGCCGTTGATCGTTGCAACGTCCTTCTTGAAACGGACCTCGTCGCCGGGAGCGGCCGCGAGTCGATTGAGAACCGGCGTGACAGCTGCGGGCGATGAGACCTCCAGGTCAGACAGCTGTGTCAGCGCATCGTGCATCAACTCGGCGTAGTCGCTGTTCCGACGATTAAGTGGAATCAGTAGCCGCCGAGTTGAACCGTCGAGAATCTGTTCTGCCGCTGGTGCCGCATATCGGGTGTATTCGCCGAGGCGACCACCAACTTGCTGCCAGCCCGCACCTTCAAGGAGTGCTGCCAGCAGCTCGGGGTCCACATTCTCCGTGTTGTGCGGGCGGATGCCCGATGGCCGAGTCATCTGGGCACCTCGCCACGACCGACCGTCGCCATGATCGAGCAGAGCCCCGCCACGTCGAAGACGTTGGCCGTCGGGATGCGCACATTTGATCTGCCTTGTCCGCTGGGCGTGGTGCCGGCGAGGTTCGCCCAATAGGCGCAGTGCCGAAGGGTCATGAAATCGGAACTCACTCCGACCC
Encoded here:
- a CDS encoding carbohydrate ABC transporter permease, producing MSIVTDPARPIDVPTVDLPPERRRRRSKGGFNTVSWQEMVLRYVLLVFVLIITIGPFLWQLSTSLKGSGEDIYTRIPRLLPSQPTFDHYKAVADTIPVWDYARNSLFVAVLVVGGNIIGASLAGFALARLQYRGRKLVLGLFLATLVLPGEVTIISQYVTVREFGLANTLFGVALPGMIGTLNVLLMYNAFRVVPLEIDQAAIVDGANVWQRFVHIGLPSVRGTLSVIAIFAFIGAWDDFLWPLIVLTDPDKYTLTVGLQYLSGTFSNNPRLIAAGTMIAFIPIVIVFATLQRFFFKGVEEGAVKG
- a CDS encoding carbohydrate ABC transporter permease, encoding MRSHRWFSPWLLVVPALLWLLVFNLWPSINTVILSFTNARPLGGGTFVGLENFRLLLHDEQLRYALINSVVYMLVCLPLLTILPLLIAVLVEKKLPGITFFRTVFYTPVVASAVVVALIWTWLLDERGLINGLAEKLGFIQGPLPFLSDQWLLLFSAISLTVWKGLGYYMIIYLAALGNVGRELHEAAAVDGAGAFRRFVNITIPGVRGTMVLISILISVSALRVFSELFILSGGNGGPGGRDSSVVMLIQQYSQGFEGNLGYASALSIVLFFVTVVPMLVLARLNTKGADA
- a CDS encoding discoidin domain-containing protein, whose amino-acid sequence is MFREAITALAVTALAGAALTAPAAAVGVTSVADSKRVVMYYQTQYLNNVYVSPKPMTDNNTGITDVLVGAIHLNSDGTTHLNDHPPGDSRYNQMWTDLAAMQAKGVNVSAMVGGAAQGTFQRLQNEFETYYPRLKNVITTYGLDGVDLDVEETMSQAAINRLIDQLTTDFGTGFIITLAPVATALSGGGNLSGFNYETLERERGSKIDWYNAQFYCGWGSMANTTGYDNIINRGLFTPNKVVAGVITNSANCGGYVPLATLKTTLASLVTKYPNFGGVDGWEYFNSDPGGTAAPWRWASEMTSAMSGGGTGPVNLALGKPATGSTACTSSEGPAKAVNGSVTGGNSDKFCSLASSKFLRVDLGSATALRSIEISHAGAGGESTTYNTRAFTIQTSNDATTWTTAATITTNTSSVTTHPVSLTTRYLRLTITTPTQNGDPATRIYELKAFA